A genome region from Dolichospermum compactum NIES-806 includes the following:
- the murD gene encoding UDP-N-acetylmuramoyl-L-alanine--D-glutamate ligase has translation MPEALIIGFGKSGVAAARLLKQEGWEVELCDSSTSPTLLEQQQQLASKHITVKLRHKPEFTNSDISKLIVVSPGVPWDIPILAKAREIGIETIGEMELAWRHLQDIPWVAITGTNGKTTTTALTAAIFQTAGLNAPACGNIGHAACEVAIQNPKSKIQNRPDWIIGELSSYQIESSVTLAPRIGIWTTFTPDHLARHKTLENYYNIKAKLLHNSQIQIFNGDDTYLNKLGLTHWPNAYWTTVKGEKFLIGEKGFYIENGWVMEKITATPQPIVEVSALLMVGEHNQQNLLMSVAAARLAGIDIAAISQAVREFPGVPHRLEHICNWQGIDFINDSKATNYDAAEVGLASVQSPAILIAGGEAKAGDDTAWLAQIQAKAAAVLLVGNAAPAFSKRLQEVGYSNYHIVETMANAVSMSAELAKKYQASVVLLSPACASFDQYPNFEMRGEDFRQLCQKYLVP, from the coding sequence ATGCCAGAAGCGTTAATTATTGGATTCGGAAAATCCGGTGTTGCTGCGGCAAGATTGTTGAAACAGGAAGGCTGGGAGGTTGAACTTTGCGATAGTAGCACCTCCCCAACCCTCCTCGAACAACAACAACAACTCGCCAGCAAACACATTACCGTCAAATTAAGACACAAACCAGAATTCACCAATTCTGATATATCCAAATTAATAGTTGTCAGTCCCGGAGTTCCTTGGGATATTCCTATTTTAGCCAAAGCGCGAGAAATAGGCATAGAAACTATTGGTGAAATGGAACTAGCTTGGCGACATTTACAAGATATTCCTTGGGTAGCAATCACTGGTACAAATGGTAAAACCACCACCACCGCGTTAACTGCGGCCATTTTCCAAACAGCAGGATTGAACGCTCCCGCCTGTGGTAACATTGGTCACGCCGCCTGTGAAGTTGCAATCCAAAATCCAAAATCTAAAATCCAAAATCGCCCTGATTGGATAATTGGTGAACTTAGTAGTTATCAAATCGAATCTTCCGTTACTTTAGCGCCTCGCATTGGGATTTGGACAACCTTCACCCCAGATCATTTAGCCCGACATAAAACATTAGAAAATTACTATAATATCAAAGCCAAATTATTACATAATTCCCAAATTCAAATATTTAATGGTGATGATACTTATTTGAACAAATTAGGATTAACTCATTGGCCAAATGCCTATTGGACAACCGTTAAAGGTGAAAAATTCCTAATCGGTGAAAAAGGCTTTTATATAGAAAATGGCTGGGTAATGGAAAAAATCACCGCCACACCCCAACCCATTGTTGAGGTATCTGCATTGCTAATGGTAGGGGAACATAACCAGCAAAATCTCCTCATGTCCGTCGCCGCTGCTAGATTAGCAGGTATAGATATTGCCGCTATTTCTCAAGCTGTCCGTGAATTCCCTGGCGTTCCCCATCGCTTAGAGCATATCTGCAATTGGCAAGGCATTGATTTTATTAATGATAGCAAAGCCACCAATTACGACGCAGCCGAAGTAGGATTAGCATCTGTGCAAAGTCCCGCCATTTTAATCGCTGGTGGAGAAGCCAAAGCCGGAGATGATACCGCCTGGTTAGCCCAAATTCAAGCTAAAGCCGCCGCTGTCTTACTCGTAGGTAACGCAGCACCAGCATTTTCTAAACGTCTGCAAGAGGTGGGATATAGTAATTATCACATAGTGGAAACAATGGCAAACGCTGTATCCATGTCTGCGGAATTAGCCAAAAAATATCAAGCCTCAGTAGTATTACTATCTCCAGCTTGCGCTAGTTTTGACCAATATCCTAACTTTGAAATGCGGGGTGAAGACTTTCGGCAATTGTGCCAAAAATACCTAGTACCGTAG
- a CDS encoding DUF29 domain-containing protein yields MTNLTQNQLQKLYESDDYLWLQETIKLLKIKDLDNLDLDNLIEELESLGRNDLNKVRSLLRQIMIHILLLQYWEQEYDRNYRHWRGEIIAFRDDINNNLTTTLKNKLSQELEHIYNVSMKLVIEKTGISLNLLPDNCPYSLEQLLDDNWYPQK; encoded by the coding sequence ATGACAAATTTAACACAAAATCAACTCCAAAAACTGTATGAAAGTGACGATTATCTATGGTTGCAAGAAACTATTAAACTGTTAAAAATCAAAGATCTAGATAATCTAGATTTAGATAATTTAATTGAGGAGTTGGAAAGTTTGGGAAGAAATGATTTAAACAAAGTTAGAAGTCTGTTAAGACAGATTATGATTCATATTTTATTATTACAATATTGGGAACAAGAATATGATCGTAATTATCGTCATTGGAGGGGAGAAATTATTGCTTTTCGAGATGATATAAATAATAACTTAACGACTACATTAAAAAATAAGTTAAGTCAAGAACTAGAGCATATTTACAATGTATCAATGAAGTTAGTTATTGAAAAAACAGGAATATCTCTTAACCTATTACCTGATAATTGTCCGTATTCATTAGAACAACTATTAGATGATAATTGGTATCCTCAAAAATAA
- a CDS encoding glycoside hydrolase family 13 protein: MQIQTPDWVKHAVFYQIFPDRFARSQRSRHTFLNNSNLEAWDAPPTLQGYKGGDLWGVLEKLDYIQSLGVNAIYFTPIFQSASNHRYHTHNYYQVDPMLGGNQALRELIDAAHSRNMKIVLDGVFNHSSRGFFFFHDVLENGSNSPWVNWFKIQNWPLAPYDGNLPANYDAWAGIRSLPTFNHDHPDVKEYIMKIAEYWLKFGIDGWRLDVPYEIKTPGFWQEFRQRVKGINPHAYIVGEVWTDAREWLDGTQFDGVLNYLFNEAVLAFAVGDRIVLELVESQSYYPYPALDAAGYAAKIHSLLELYPWEIQLTQLNVLSSHDTARLMSIADGDQASVELSNLLLFTFPGAPSIYYGDEVGLPGGIDPDCRRVFPLESDWNQELLNTHKQLISLRQNHPALRLGSYQVLYAVGTVYVFARILEREELIIAVNVGTESITVNIDCSNLQNQPEQVLFGNGEIVWKGENVCLTIPPRSGLILG, translated from the coding sequence ATGCAGATTCAAACGCCAGATTGGGTGAAACACGCAGTTTTCTATCAAATATTCCCCGATAGATTTGCGAGAAGTCAGCGTTCCCGTCACACTTTCTTAAATAATAGCAATTTAGAAGCCTGGGATGCACCACCTACACTCCAAGGTTACAAAGGTGGTGATTTATGGGGTGTGCTGGAAAAATTAGACTATATCCAAAGTTTAGGGGTGAATGCAATTTACTTTACACCCATTTTCCAATCTGCTAGTAATCATCGTTATCATACCCATAATTATTACCAAGTTGATCCGATGTTGGGGGGAAATCAAGCTTTACGAGAATTAATAGATGCAGCCCATTCACGAAATATGAAAATAGTTCTCGATGGCGTATTTAATCATTCTAGTCGAGGCTTTTTCTTTTTTCATGATGTCTTAGAAAATGGTTCTAATTCCCCTTGGGTAAATTGGTTTAAAATTCAAAATTGGCCGCTTGCACCTTATGATGGTAATTTACCCGCTAACTATGATGCTTGGGCGGGGATTCGCTCTTTACCAACCTTTAATCATGATCATCCAGATGTGAAGGAGTATATCATGAAAATTGCCGAATATTGGCTGAAATTTGGCATTGATGGTTGGCGGTTAGATGTGCCTTATGAAATTAAAACTCCGGGTTTTTGGCAGGAATTTCGCCAACGAGTTAAAGGTATTAATCCTCATGCTTATATTGTGGGGGAAGTTTGGACAGATGCCCGTGAATGGCTCGATGGGACGCAATTTGATGGGGTACTCAATTATTTATTTAATGAGGCAGTTCTGGCGTTTGCTGTAGGCGATCGCATCGTATTAGAATTAGTAGAGTCTCAGAGTTATTATCCCTATCCTGCCCTAGATGCGGCTGGTTATGCAGCCAAAATTCACAGCCTTTTAGAATTATATCCTTGGGAAATTCAACTAACTCAATTAAACGTCTTGAGTAGCCATGATACAGCCAGATTAATGAGTATTGCTGATGGTGATCAAGCAAGTGTAGAATTATCTAATTTGTTATTATTCACCTTTCCCGGTGCGCCGAGTATTTACTATGGTGATGAAGTGGGTTTACCTGGAGGCATAGATCCAGATTGTCGCCGTGTTTTCCCCCTAGAATCTGACTGGAATCAAGAACTTTTAAATACTCACAAACAATTAATTTCTCTACGTCAAAATCATCCAGCTTTGCGACTTGGTAGTTATCAAGTTCTTTATGCAGTAGGAACAGTTTATGTATTTGCGCGGATTTTAGAAAGGGAAGAATTAATTATTGCTGTGAATGTGGGGACTGAATCTATTACGGTGAATATAGATTGTAGTAATTTGCAAAATCAACCTGAACAAGTTTTATTTGGAAATGGAGAAATTGTCTGGAAGGGGGAAAATGTTTGTTTAACTATTCCTCCCCGTAGTGGTTTAATTTTGGGATAA
- a CDS encoding tetratricopeptide repeat protein: MVYLFPPTCTSSGNDYLVRCGKQIERKKRIVTYIELISFGGSILFGGVNAIKQSWKKPKQAVVQSAENELQKQIKGYELILQREPNNQTALEKLSIIRLKSGDNQGAIALMEKLVKLHPDRQDYKTVLANTKKTIGK, translated from the coding sequence ATGGTCTATTTATTTCCGCCGACCTGTACTAGTTCCGGGAATGATTATTTGGTTCGGTGCGGTAAGCAGATTGAGCGAAAGAAAAGAATTGTTACATATATTGAACTTATTTCATTTGGCGGTTCAATATTGTTCGGCGGGGTTAATGCCATCAAACAGTCTTGGAAAAAACCTAAGCAAGCAGTAGTTCAATCGGCTGAAAATGAGTTACAGAAACAAATTAAGGGGTATGAGTTAATTTTACAGCGTGAACCGAATAATCAAACAGCTTTAGAAAAGCTGTCTATTATTCGGTTAAAGTCGGGAGATAATCAGGGAGCGATCGCTTTGATGGAGAAGTTGGTAAAATTACATCCAGATAGACAGGATTATAAAACTGTTTTGGCAAATACAAAGAAGACAATAGGGAAGTAA
- a CDS encoding Uma2 family endonuclease has product MTTTLQKAIVPNNHLVLTGITWEKFEQIETTFQDIEGIRFIYLDGELEIIMNLGQEHEYYKRTISLLLEAYCREKRVRFYAGGSATLGNKNITGRKEPDESYIFHSKKDIPDLIIEVIFTSGNIKILEIYKRIGIPEVWIWEDGLLKIYALENDEYNQVNQSQLLPDLDIQVLNQYFDYHDQYDGVTEFINYLKTQ; this is encoded by the coding sequence ATGACAACTACATTACAAAAAGCTATTGTACCAAATAATCATCTAGTTCTTACAGGAATTACTTGGGAAAAATTTGAGCAAATAGAAACCACCTTTCAAGATATTGAGGGGATAAGATTTATTTATTTAGATGGAGAATTAGAAATTATTATGAATTTAGGACAAGAACATGAATATTACAAAAGAACAATTAGTTTATTGTTAGAAGCATACTGTAGAGAAAAAAGGGTTAGATTTTATGCTGGAGGTAGTGCCACTTTAGGAAATAAAAATATAACTGGACGTAAAGAACCTGATGAATCCTATATTTTTCATAGCAAAAAAGACATTCCCGATTTAATTATTGAGGTAATTTTCACCAGTGGAAATATAAAAATATTAGAAATATACAAACGAATTGGTATTCCTGAAGTTTGGATTTGGGAAGATGGATTATTAAAAATCTATGCTTTAGAAAATGATGAATATAATCAGGTTAATCAAAGTCAATTATTACCAGATTTAGATATACAAGTGTTAAATCAGTATTTTGACTACCATGATCAATATGATGGAGTCACAGAATTTATTAACTACTTAAAAACTCAATAA
- a CDS encoding Uma2 family endonuclease, protein MKTLVKWTISDYHKMIESDILTGRNCELIDGEIVEMSPELPQHYNTAKRSVNYLGNLLQGKADVRFNSPITLSNSEPEPDIAIVKLPEHRYNQHHPYPDDIFWLIAVANTSLSKDLLIKRKIYAQAQIAEYWIINLTSQELIVFRNPDNRDYLMKVKWQEPIIKSLAFPDIEIIVSQMLN, encoded by the coding sequence ATGAAAACTTTAGTTAAATGGACAATTAGCGACTACCATAAAATGATTGAATCAGACATTTTAACAGGTCGTAATTGCGAGTTAATAGATGGAGAAATTGTAGAAATGAGTCCAGAATTACCTCAACATTATAATACTGCAAAAAGAAGTGTAAATTACTTAGGAAATCTTTTACAAGGAAAAGCAGATGTCAGGTTTAATAGTCCAATTACTTTGTCTAATTCTGAACCAGAACCAGATATTGCCATTGTTAAATTACCCGAACACAGATATAATCAACATCATCCATATCCCGATGATATTTTTTGGTTGATTGCAGTTGCTAATACGAGTTTAAGTAAAGATTTATTAATTAAAAGAAAAATCTATGCCCAAGCGCAAATAGCTGAGTATTGGATTATCAACTTAACAAGTCAAGAATTAATAGTTTTTCGTAACCCTGACAACAGGGATTATTTAATGAAAGTAAAATGGCAAGAACCGATAATTAAGTCTTTAGCTTTTCCTGATATTGAGATTATTGTTAGTCAGATGTTGAACTGA
- the glyS gene encoding glycine--tRNA ligase subunit beta, whose translation MPAFLLEVGTEELPAGFLSDAIVQWRSRIPESLKTHNLPEAVVEVYGTPRRLAVLITGLPSQQADREEEIKGPPAQAAFKDGQPTKAAIGFASKQGVDISALEIRPTEKGDFVFVNKQIPGRPIADILTELVPQWVWNLEGKRLMRWGHGDGRFSRPIRTLVTLLDGEILPLQLENGAKIVKSDRLSRTHRVLHPEPVSIDHATEYVKTLASGYVNVPPENRAEIIIEQVKAAAEKLGGYTPIYPDLLAEVVNLVEYPTAVIGQFEEEFLNLPKEVITEVMVSHQRYFPVFKNADCQELLPNFITISNGDPAKSDIIAVGNARVIRARLADGRFFYKADLAKPLESYLPQLEKVTFQEDLGSVRAKVERIVKNAEKITTQLQLNPDKIQNIQRSALLCKADLVTQMVYEFPELQGIMGEKYALANGENPEIAKAIFEHYLPRNADDIFPQTLTGQIVGLADRLDTLVSIFGLGLIPSGSSDPFALRRAANAIINITWLANLQINLSTLLEQIATDFATTFNKDAKSLIKRLQEFFLQRIRTLLQDEKQIDYDLVNAVLGENDPEYTERALTDLLDVRDRALYLQQIRKDGTLDKIYETVNRSTRLAAQGNLDFQTLEPQPLINPQLFQKKSESAFYNALLELVPQTQAAQQNRDYQLLVTALAKIAPTVSTFFDGEDSVLVMDANPDIKQNRLNLLGLLRNHARVLADFGAIVKNL comes from the coding sequence ATGCCAGCATTTTTATTAGAGGTCGGTACAGAAGAATTACCCGCAGGTTTTTTGAGTGATGCTATTGTACAATGGCGATCACGCATTCCCGAAAGTCTCAAAACCCATAATCTCCCCGAAGCGGTTGTTGAAGTCTATGGAACACCGCGACGGTTAGCAGTTCTGATTACTGGTTTACCTTCCCAACAAGCAGACAGAGAAGAAGAAATCAAAGGTCCACCTGCACAAGCAGCTTTTAAAGATGGACAACCCACTAAAGCCGCCATTGGTTTTGCGAGTAAGCAAGGTGTAGATATTTCCGCTTTAGAAATTCGTCCCACAGAAAAAGGCGATTTCGTCTTTGTTAACAAACAAATTCCCGGTCGTCCCATAGCCGATATTTTAACCGAACTTGTTCCCCAATGGGTCTGGAACTTAGAAGGCAAGCGGTTAATGCGCTGGGGACATGGTGACGGACGATTTTCGCGCCCAATTCGCACCTTAGTCACATTGTTAGATGGGGAAATTTTACCACTACAATTAGAAAATGGGGCAAAAATTGTCAAGAGCGATCGCCTTTCTCGCACCCATAGAGTCTTACACCCCGAACCCGTCAGCATTGACCACGCTACAGAATATGTGAAAACATTGGCTTCTGGTTATGTAAATGTCCCTCCAGAAAACCGAGCCGAAATTATCATAGAACAAGTCAAAGCAGCCGCTGAAAAATTAGGCGGATATACGCCAATTTACCCCGACTTGTTAGCAGAAGTTGTCAATTTAGTTGAATATCCCACAGCAGTTATCGGACAATTTGAAGAAGAATTTCTCAACTTACCAAAAGAAGTAATTACCGAAGTCATGGTAAGTCATCAGCGTTATTTTCCCGTCTTCAAAAACGCTGATTGCCAGGAATTATTACCCAATTTTATCACCATTAGTAACGGAGATCCAGCCAAATCTGATATTATTGCTGTTGGTAATGCCAGAGTAATTCGAGCGCGGTTAGCAGACGGCAGATTTTTCTATAAAGCTGATTTAGCTAAACCCTTAGAAAGCTATTTACCCCAATTAGAAAAAGTCACATTCCAAGAAGATTTAGGTTCAGTTCGTGCCAAAGTTGAAAGAATAGTTAAAAATGCCGAAAAAATTACTACCCAATTACAATTAAATCCAGATAAAATCCAGAATATACAAAGATCCGCATTACTCTGTAAAGCCGATTTAGTAACGCAAATGGTCTATGAATTCCCAGAATTACAAGGAATCATGGGCGAAAAATACGCCTTAGCCAATGGCGAAAATCCAGAAATTGCAAAAGCGATTTTTGAGCATTATTTACCCAGAAATGCTGATGATATTTTTCCCCAAACTCTCACAGGTCAAATTGTCGGTTTAGCGGATAGATTAGATACCTTAGTTAGTATTTTTGGTTTAGGATTAATTCCCTCTGGTTCATCAGATCCTTTTGCATTACGTCGCGCAGCAAATGCCATTATTAATATTACCTGGTTGGCAAATTTGCAAATTAATTTATCAACCCTTTTAGAACAAATCGCCACAGATTTCGCTACAACTTTTAATAAAGATGCCAAATCCTTAATTAAAAGATTGCAAGAATTTTTCCTGCAACGAATTCGCACCTTATTACAAGACGAAAAACAGATAGATTACGATTTAGTAAATGCAGTTTTGGGAGAAAATGATCCTGAATACACAGAACGTGCATTAACGGATTTATTAGATGTCCGCGATCGCGCTCTCTATTTACAACAAATCCGCAAAGATGGTACATTAGATAAAATCTACGAAACTGTCAACCGTTCTACCCGTCTCGCAGCCCAGGGAAATCTAGACTTCCAAACCCTAGAACCACAACCTTTAATTAATCCCCAACTGTTCCAGAAAAAATCCGAATCTGCATTTTATAACGCTTTACTCGAATTAGTTCCTCAAACCCAAGCAGCACAACAAAACCGGGACTACCAACTGTTAGTAACCGCACTGGCAAAAATCGCCCCCACTGTCAGTACATTTTTTGATGGTGAAGACAGCGTTTTAGTTATGGACGCAAATCCCGATATTAAGCAAAATCGTCTAAATCTGCTGGGATTATTACGAAATCACGCCCGTGTACTGGCGGACTTTGGCGCAATAGTCAAAAATTTGTAG
- a CDS encoding Uma2 family endonuclease produces the protein MDTLKIAPSTQLPDHTQLPCEDGTFVKNFQEHPQSILLTESIWSKLQTIHPDKQFCIGQDSGIYWRITEPPESGAEAPDWFYVPDVPPALNGQMRRSYVMWQELVAPLIVIEFVSGNGKEERDETPYQGKFWVYEKAIRVPFYGIYEENKSSLELYHLIEGQYHLMPPNARGHYVIEKMGVELGIWQGTYKNVELPWLRWWDLEGNFLLTGEEQAEQEKQRAEQEKQRAEQEKQRADRLAAKLRELGVEFDN, from the coding sequence ATGGACACCCTGAAAATTGCTCCTTCAACACAGTTACCAGATCATACCCAATTACCCTGTGAAGATGGAACATTTGTGAAAAATTTTCAAGAACATCCTCAAAGTATTCTTTTAACAGAATCTATCTGGTCAAAATTACAAACAATTCATCCAGACAAACAATTTTGCATAGGACAAGATAGCGGTATTTATTGGCGGATTACAGAACCACCAGAAAGTGGCGCAGAAGCACCAGATTGGTTTTATGTTCCTGATGTGCCACCTGCTTTAAATGGTCAAATGCGCCGTTCTTATGTGATGTGGCAAGAATTAGTTGCTCCCCTAATTGTCATTGAATTTGTATCCGGTAATGGTAAAGAAGAAAGGGACGAAACTCCATATCAGGGCAAATTTTGGGTTTATGAAAAAGCGATTAGAGTGCCTTTTTACGGTATTTATGAAGAAAATAAATCATCCTTAGAATTATATCATTTAATCGAAGGACAATATCACTTGATGCCACCTAATGCCAGGGGTCATTATGTAATTGAAAAAATGGGTGTTGAATTAGGAATTTGGCAAGGAACATATAAAAATGTCGAGTTACCTTGGCTAAGGTGGTGGGATTTGGAAGGTAATTTCTTGTTAACAGGAGAAGAACAGGCTGAACAGGAAAAACAGCGGGCTGAACAGGAAAAGCAGCGGGCTGAACAGGAAAAGCAACGGGCTGATAGATTAGCAGCAAAATTGCGAGAATTAGGCGTTGAATTTGATAATTGA